In the Victivallis sp. Marseille-Q1083 genome, one interval contains:
- a CDS encoding RHS repeat domain-containing protein, which translates to MNIGTTNLYTYGYDQYSRLNKVTTAAGIFNYTFLANSDQIASMTRPNNVATTYTYETTKDLLTKVANGTISTFQYANDALGRRTSMNRSGSAFTAADVLSYTYNSYSELTGASSNNNASYSYNYTYDPIGNRKTAGLAGTNWTYTANSLNQYTILNQAGTIQNPTYDADGNMLTRDGWTQTWNAENRLVKAEKGTAKLEFAYDYMGRRIEKKVYNGNTLTGHIRFVYDGYKLIEELNGMNNNTVLRRYVWQPVMLDSPLTVFDAVANKTYFYHADANKNVTDLTDSAGAIVAHYEYSPFGQLVKSSGAYANTNVLTWSSEYTDRETGLIYYNFREYDPKLGRWLSRDILEEFISINLFSYANNSPISFYDNWGLAISSLDGSVEAAIRAGDIELAQSLLQELIAQQIYDQTALLAMATAIAQAQVISESQQNCSNSTEPPQCEKLREQLKKLRKDQAGARKNIEEHEQKLKDYLENPFRYDNQGILRHLSEIGRQDLVEKAIKGRANFLWKTIKKHSNNLEKFQKQILDIIDKMRDLGCDM; encoded by the coding sequence TTGAACATCGGCACGACCAATCTTTATACTTATGGTTACGACCAGTACAGTCGCTTGAATAAGGTGACTACCGCAGCCGGTATTTTCAATTATACATTTCTGGCCAACAGCGACCAGATCGCTTCCATGACCCGACCGAATAATGTGGCGACAACCTACACTTATGAAACCACCAAGGATCTGTTGACCAAAGTTGCCAACGGAACCATCAGCACATTCCAATATGCCAACGACGCGCTCGGACGCCGTACCAGCATGAACCGCAGCGGCAGCGCTTTCACCGCTGCAGATGTTTTGAGTTACACTTACAACAGCTATTCCGAACTGACCGGCGCTTCATCGAACAACAATGCTTCGTATAGTTACAACTATACCTACGATCCAATCGGCAACCGCAAGACGGCTGGCCTGGCCGGAACCAACTGGACCTATACCGCCAACAGTCTCAATCAATATACAATTTTAAATCAGGCAGGAACAATTCAGAATCCGACCTATGACGCCGATGGTAACATGCTGACTCGCGACGGCTGGACTCAAACCTGGAACGCCGAGAACCGGCTGGTCAAAGCCGAAAAAGGGACCGCAAAATTGGAGTTTGCTTACGATTATATGGGACGGCGTATTGAAAAAAAGGTTTACAACGGCAACACGTTGACCGGTCATATCCGTTTTGTTTATGACGGATACAAACTGATCGAAGAGCTGAATGGGATGAACAACAATACCGTTTTGCGTCGTTATGTCTGGCAACCGGTAATGCTTGATAGCCCGTTGACGGTTTTTGATGCTGTTGCGAATAAAACATATTTCTACCATGCCGATGCTAATAAGAACGTGACTGATCTGACGGACTCTGCTGGCGCGATAGTCGCGCATTATGAATACAGTCCTTTTGGACAACTGGTGAAATCCTCCGGTGCTTATGCAAATACTAACGTCCTTACTTGGAGCAGCGAATACACTGACCGGGAGACCGGTTTGATTTATTATAACTTCCGGGAATATGATCCGAAACTGGGGCGTTGGTTGTCACGAGATATACTTGAAGAATTTATAAGCATAAATCTATTTTCTTATGCAAATAATTCACCAATTAGTTTTTATGATAATTGGGGATTGGCAATATCATCATTAGATGGAAGTGTTGAGGCCGCTATAAGAGCTGGCGATATAGAATTAGCACAATCACTTTTACAAGAATTAATTGCTCAGCAAATATATGATCAAACAGCTCTATTAGCAATGGCAACTGCGATAGCTCAAGCACAAGTCATCTCTGAATCGCAACAAAATTGTTCAAATTCTACTGAACCACCACAATGTGAAAAACTTCGAGAACAATTGAAAAAATTACGAAAAGATCAAGCTGGTGCTCGAAAAAATATTGAAGAACATGAACAAAAACTAAAAGATTATCTTGAAAATCCATTTAGATATGATAACCAAGGTATATTAAGACATCTTTCAGAAATTGGTCGTCAAGATTTAGTTGAAAAAGCTATAAAGGGTAGAGCTAATTTTCTTTGGAAAACTATTAAGAAGCATAGTAATAATTTAGAGAAATTTCAAAAACAGATATTGGATATTATTGATAAAATGAGAGATTTAGGTTGCGATATGTAA
- a CDS encoding RHS repeat domain-containing protein: MLKILNGIYTKELNRVYTNSGLKGSYSGLNIGTVNLYTYGYDQYSRLNKVTTAAGVFNYTFLADSDLIASMTRPNNASTNYTYETARDLLTKVANGSISTFQYNNDALGRRTSMNRSGSAFTAADVLSYTYNSYSELIGASSNNNASYSYSYTYDPIGNRKTASLAGTNWTYTANNLNQYSALNQAGTIQNPTYDADGNMLTRDGWTQTWNAENRMIKAEKGTAKLEFAYDYMGRRIEKKVYNGSTLTSHIRFVYDGYKLIEELNGLNNNAILRRYVWQPVMLDSPLTVFDAAANKTYFYHTDGNKNITDITDLSGISVAHYEYSPYGHLIKSSGTYAITNVLTWSSEYLDRENNLIYYNFREYDPKIGRWLSKDPIGINDRINVLSFVRNDPVSSYDINGRKQKFVFETRSEPPEHTSPIYHLQPIAVTITLFSPENDSILSDEDKMSINPGNNANIENISGYVAQPSETSCCCSDGSQGKPVLMQLKQNGKGEWEVDSYEEEQITGGYWLT; this comes from the coding sequence ATGCTAAAAATTCTCAATGGTATCTATACGAAAGAGCTGAATCGCGTTTATACCAACAGCGGCTTAAAGGGAAGTTACAGTGGATTGAACATCGGTACGGTCAATCTGTACACCTATGGTTACGACCAGTATAGTCGCTTGAATAAAGTGACTACCGCGGCCGGCGTTTTCAATTATACCTTTCTTGCCGACAGCGATTTGATCGCTTCAATGACCCGACCGAATAATGCATCGACCAACTACACCTACGAAACTGCCAGAGATCTGTTGACCAAAGTTGCCAACGGATCAATCAGCACATTCCAATATAACAATGATGCGCTTGGACGCCGTACCAGCATGAACCGCAGCGGCAGTGCCTTCACCGCTGCTGATGTTTTGAGTTACACTTACAACAGCTATTCCGAACTGATCGGCGCCTCATCGAACAACAATGCTTCGTATAGTTACAGTTATACCTACGATCCAATCGGCAACCGCAAGACGGCCAGTCTGGCCGGTACGAATTGGACCTATACCGCCAACAATCTCAATCAATATTCAGCATTGAATCAGGCAGGCACAATTCAGAATCCGACCTATGACGCCGACGGCAACATGCTGACCCGCGACGGTTGGACGCAAACCTGGAACGCCGAAAACCGGATGATCAAAGCCGAAAAAGGAACGGCAAAGCTGGAATTCGCTTACGATTACATGGGCCGACGCATTGAAAAGAAAGTCTATAATGGCAGCACTTTAACCAGTCATATCCGCTTTGTTTACGATGGATATAAGCTGATTGAAGAGCTTAATGGACTGAATAACAATGCCATCCTACGTCGTTATGTCTGGCAGCCGGTAATGCTTGATAGCCCGTTGACGGTTTTCGATGCCGCAGCAAATAAAACTTATTTCTACCACACCGATGGCAATAAGAATATAACTGACATTACCGATTTATCCGGAATAAGTGTTGCACATTACGAATATAGCCCATATGGACACCTAATAAAATCTTCCGGAACCTATGCAATCACCAATGTTTTAACCTGGAGCAGTGAATATCTTGATAGAGAAAACAATTTGATCTATTATAACTTCCGTGAATACGATCCGAAAATTGGCAGATGGTTGTCCAAAGATCCAATAGGAATAAATGACAGAATAAATGTATTGTCCTTTGTTCGTAACGATCCAGTTTCATCATATGATATTAATGGACGAAAACAAAAATTCGTTTTTGAAACTCGATCGGAGCCTCCAGAACATACATCTCCTATATATCATCTACAACCTATTGCTGTTACTATTACTCTCTTTAGTCCAGAAAACGATTCTATACTGAGTGATGAAGATAAAATGAGTATTAATCCTGGAAATAATGCAAACATAGAAAATATAAGTGGTTATGTTGCCCAGCCATCTGAAACATCATGTTGTTGTTCCGATGGATCTCAAGGGAAACCTGTCTTAATGCAACTAAAACAAAATGGCAAAGGGGAATGGGAGGTAGATAGTTATGAAGAAGAACAAATTACAGGTGGATATTGGTTAACCTGA
- a CDS encoding IS1380 family transposase has product MTKCNVSIPVFQGPKSRKIEFNFAGGDISSDGGLLFVKEFDRKLGLTRRAGNLLDSFDIRQPGKVEHSYLSMLRQRVFGLVAGHEDLNDHHELRTDPLIQTVVGRDRQLATPSTLCRFENGIDRRACVDLSRLFVEFFIESFSTPPRELILDFDATDDLTYGMQENRFFHGYYDHYCFLPLYVFCGDQLLVAYLRPSKIDAAKHAWAILSLLVKRFRQKWPKVKIIFRGDSGFCRQKMLNWXSKIDAAKHAWAILSLLVKRFRQKWPKVKIIFRGDSGFCRQKMLNWCDKNEVKYIVGLAKNPRLLELSKDLQIKAEALYNETHEKAKLFTQFEYAAGTWKYPRRVIAKAEFNSPGPNNRFIVTNLDDDDGQYLYEKVYCARGEMENRIKEQQLDLFADRTSCHDFAANQFRLLLSSLAYILMERFRALLLTGTQFAEATCGSIRLYLVKIGAIIRRNTRKIYVALSSACPNQELLRLIAAKIIAWE; this is encoded by the coding sequence ATGACAAAATGTAATGTTTCGATTCCGGTCTTTCAAGGTCCGAAAAGCAGAAAAATTGAATTCAATTTCGCCGGTGGAGATATCAGCAGTGACGGCGGGTTGCTTTTTGTGAAAGAATTCGACCGCAAACTCGGTTTGACCCGGCGCGCCGGTAACCTGCTGGATTCTTTTGATATTCGACAGCCCGGAAAAGTTGAGCATTCCTATCTGAGCATGCTTCGTCAACGAGTTTTTGGTTTGGTTGCCGGCCATGAAGATCTCAATGACCATCATGAATTGCGAACTGATCCGCTGATTCAAACTGTTGTCGGTCGTGATCGTCAACTCGCCACTCCAAGCACTTTATGTCGATTCGAAAATGGAATCGATCGTCGTGCTTGCGTAGATTTGAGCCGATTGTTTGTCGAATTCTTTATCGAAAGTTTTTCCACGCCGCCTCGAGAATTGATTCTTGATTTCGATGCTACCGATGACCTCACTTACGGGATGCAGGAAAATCGCTTTTTTCATGGCTATTATGACCACTATTGCTTTTTGCCGTTGTATGTTTTCTGCGGGGATCAATTGCTTGTGGCTTATTTGCGTCCATCAAAAATTGATGCGGCCAAGCATGCCTGGGCGATTCTCTCGCTACTGGTAAAGCGCTTTCGGCAGAAATGGCCGAAGGTTAAGATTATTTTCCGGGGAGACAGTGGCTTTTGTCGGCAGAAAATGCTGAACTGGTNATCAAAAATTGATGCGGCCAAGCATGCCTGGGCGATTCTCTCGCTACTGGTAAAGCGCTTTCGGCAGAAATGGCCGAAGGTTAAGATTATTTTCCGGGGAGACAGTGGCTTTTGTCGGCAGAAAATGCTGAATTGGTGTGATAAAAATGAGGTCAAATATATTGTCGGATTGGCGAAAAATCCACGTTTGCTGGAATTATCAAAAGATCTTCAAATCAAAGCGGAAGCACTTTACAACGAAACACATGAAAAAGCAAAACTGTTTACTCAGTTCGAATATGCGGCAGGAACTTGGAAATACCCGCGTCGGGTGATTGCCAAAGCGGAATTCAACTCCCCCGGACCGAATAATCGTTTTATCGTCACCAATCTTGATGATGATGATGGACAATATCTTTATGAAAAAGTCTATTGCGCCCGAGGTGAGATGGAAAACAGGATCAAGGAACAGCAGCTGGATCTTTTCGCTGATCGGACGAGCTGCCATGACTTTGCGGCAAATCAATTCCGGCTTCTGCTTTCAAGTTTGGCTTATATTCTCATGGAACGGTTTCGGGCATTGTTGTTGACAGGAACTCAATTTGCCGAGGCTACCTGCGGCAGCATTCGCTTATACCTGGTGAAAATCGGTGCCATTATTCGGCGGAATACCAGAAAAATTTATGTTGCTCTTTCAAGTGCTTGTCCAAATCAGGAACTCCTCCGCTTGATCGCTGCGAAAATCATCGCTTGGGAATAA
- a CDS encoding IS4 family transposase, whose protein sequence is MHYSSIFQQLFNFIPRHRFEKSVENLSGDRYCKHFTAWRQFLTCLYAQITGKDSLREIENGLLANHDRLYHLGMEVVPKSTLSEAMNRRDPEIFKALFEEILDRALKCAPSHKFRFHNPLYAIDSTTIDLCLNLYDWAHYRKNKGAIKLHTELDLSGNLPCFVMLSNGKIADIRAARENIIIVPDSIYTFDKGYYDLNWFQHIADSEAYFVTRLKDNAKIEFLGQHREANEKRGVLRDEAVWFTGYQSARKYPGELRLIEFLDESTGKTYRFITNNFKLAAASIAGIYKQRWQIEIFFKWIKQNLKIKSFLGTSENAVMTQIYVALIHYLLVAYIKFLHGFKLSLSELTNRIRETLMQNLSLLEVLALNRKTITKPPDWNAPEQLELFNEFLC, encoded by the coding sequence ATGCATTACAGTAGCATCTTTCAGCAGCTTTTCAATTTCATACCGAGACATCGTTTTGAGAAATCCGTAGAAAACTTATCCGGCGACCGCTATTGCAAACATTTTACCGCATGGCGGCAGTTTTTGACGTGCCTTTACGCGCAAATTACGGGCAAAGACTCCTTGCGAGAAATTGAAAACGGTCTTCTTGCAAACCATGATCGGCTGTATCACCTCGGCATGGAGGTTGTTCCAAAATCGACCTTGTCCGAAGCGATGAATCGACGTGATCCGGAGATATTCAAGGCGTTGTTTGAGGAAATTCTTGACCGGGCTTTGAAATGTGCGCCCTCGCACAAGTTCCGATTCCACAATCCGCTGTACGCGATTGACAGCACGACGATTGATCTGTGCCTAAATCTTTACGATTGGGCGCATTATCGTAAAAACAAGGGTGCTATCAAACTTCATACCGAGCTTGATCTATCCGGAAATCTGCCCTGCTTTGTGATGCTGAGCAACGGGAAAATAGCAGATATTCGAGCGGCACGAGAGAACATTATCATCGTTCCGGACAGCATCTACACCTTTGACAAAGGATACTATGATCTGAACTGGTTTCAACACATTGCGGACAGCGAGGCTTATTTTGTCACGAGACTGAAAGACAATGCAAAAATTGAGTTTCTCGGACAGCATCGGGAGGCAAATGAAAAACGTGGGGTTTTGCGGGATGAAGCCGTGTGGTTTACCGGATATCAATCAGCAAGAAAATATCCCGGAGAACTGAGGCTGATTGAGTTCCTGGATGAATCGACCGGAAAAACATACCGCTTCATTACCAACAACTTCAAACTGGCGGCAGCGAGCATTGCCGGAATTTATAAACAGCGTTGGCAGATCGAAATCTTCTTCAAATGGATCAAGCAAAATCTCAAAATCAAGAGCTTTCTTGGAACCAGTGAAAACGCCGTCATGACGCAAATCTATGTCGCGCTTATCCATTATCTTTTGGTCGCATACATCAAATTCCTGCATGGATTCAAGCTCAGCCTCTCGGAATTAACGAACCGAATCCGCGAGACGCTTATGCAGAATCTTTCCCTGCTCGAAGTCCTCGCTCTGAACCGCAAAACCATTACGAAGCCGCCGGATTGGAATGCTCCCGAACAACTCGAACTTTTCAACGAGTTTCTATGCTGA
- a CDS encoding RHS repeat domain-containing protein — MNIGTVNLYTHGYDQYSRLNKVTTAAGVFNYTYLANSNLIASMTRPNNVPTNYTYETARDLLTKVANGSISTFQYANDAFGRRTSMNRSGSSFTAADVLSYTYNSYSELTGASSNNNASYSYNYTYDPIGNRKTAGLASTNWTYTANNLNQYTALNQAGTVQSPTYDADGNMLTRDGWTQTWNAENRLIKAEKGTAKLEFAYDYMGRRIEKKVYNGSTLTSHIRFVYDGYKLIEELNGLSNNAVLRRYVWQSVMFDSPLTVFDAAANKTYFYQTDANKNVTDLTDSAGAIVVHYEYSPFGQLVKSSGAYANTNVLTWSSEYADRETGLIYYNFREYDPKLGRWLSRDPIGHNNHVKNTLSFVNNNPISLTDKYGLLSWRFWEWFSEGDDESPQELLEITKSEDIITIEERLDAINCLGYACGRGHFVRPGYGQSLEQATQELGYDCTLTVEPCDPSSECENVMVLYIYKYEQNLGNRDPWSDPWFRYPDNDYHAIRGPTHSNPSWTYIPYAMLKTNPENYPHITPDPNDPDSFWKGKIPSRRYCCRSKKTTCECQSDE, encoded by the coding sequence TTGAATATCGGTACGGTCAATCTGTACACCCATGGTTACGACCAGTATAGTCGCTTGAATAAAGTGACTACTGCGGCCGGCGTTTTCAATTATACATATCTTGCCAACAGCAATTTGATCGCTTCAATGACCCGACCGAATAATGTGCCAACCAACTACACTTACGAAACAGCCAGGGATCTGCTGACCAAAGTAGCCAACGGATCAATCAGCACATTCCAATATGCCAACGATGCGTTCGGACGCCGTACCAGCATGAACCGCAGCGGCAGCTCCTTCACCGCTGCTGATGTTTTGAGTTACACTTACAACAGCTATTCCGAACTGACCGGCGCCTCATCGAACAACAATGCTTCGTATAGTTACAACTATACCTACGACCCAATCGGTAACCGTAAGACGGCCGGCCTGGCCAGCACTAATTGGACCTATACCGCCAACAATCTCAATCAATATACAGCCTTAAATCAGGCAGGTACAGTTCAGAGTCCAACTTATGACGCTGACGGCAACATGCTGACTCGCGACGGCTGGACGCAAACCTGGAACGCTGAGAACCGGCTGATCAAAGCCGAAAAAGGTACGGCAAAATTAGAGTTCGCTTACGATTACATGGGCCGACGCATTGAAAAGAAAGTCTATAACGGCAGCACCTTGACCAGCCATATCCGTTTTGTTTACGACGGATATAAATTGATTGAAGAGCTTAATGGGTTGAGCAACAATGCTGTCCTGCGACGTTATGTCTGGCAGTCGGTAATGTTTGATAGTCCTTTGACGGTTTTCGATGCCGCTGCCAATAAAACCTACTTCTATCAGACTGACGCTAACAAGAACGTGACTGATCTGACGGACTCTGCTGGTGCGATAGTCGTGCATTATGAATACAGTCCATTTGGACAATTGGTGAAATCTTCCGGAGCTTATGCAAATACTAATGTCCTTACTTGGAGTAGCGAATACGCTGACCGGGAGACCGGTTTGATTTATTATAACTTCCGGGAATATGATCCGAAACTGGGGCGCTGGTTGTCTCGTGACCCAATTGGACATAATAATCATGTAAAAAATACTTTATCTTTTGTTAATAACAACCCGATATCATTAACCGATAAATATGGCCTTCTCTCTTGGCGTTTTTGGGAATGGTTCAGTGAAGGTGACGATGAATCTCCTCAAGAATTATTGGAGATAACTAAATCGGAAGATATAATCACAATTGAGGAGAGATTGGATGCAATTAATTGCCTCGGATATGCATGTGGAAGGGGCCATTTTGTTAGACCGGGGTACGGACAATCATTGGAACAAGCGACTCAGGAACTTGGATATGATTGCACATTAACCGTTGAGCCATGTGACCCATCATCAGAATGTGAAAATGTTATGGTCCTCTATATTTATAAATATGAACAAAATTTGGGTAATAGAGATCCATGGTCGGATCCGTGGTTTAGATATCCAGATAATGATTATCATGCAATTCGCGGCCCAACTCATTCCAATCCATCATGGACCTATATTCCATATGCTATGTTAAAAACGAATCCAGAAAATTACCCACATATAACGCCTGATCCGAACGATCCAGATTCATTTTGGAAAGGAAAAATCCCATCAAGAAGGTATTGTTGTCGTAGTAAGAAAACAACATGTGAGTGTCAATCTGATGAATGA
- a CDS encoding transposase yields the protein MENVAPIDEKVLSNAFKIDEKEIKNHLASMVKESVEETLNELLNTEVDAICGIGRYERSHDRQDIRAGSYSCKLTTGVGEVSLQVPRLCSLPFETQIIERYKYRESSIEGTLVEMYLAGVLVRRIEDITEAL from the coding sequence ATGGAAAATGTAGCACCGATTGATGAAAAAGTCTTGTCGAATGCCTTTAAGATCGATGAAAAAGAGATAAAAAATCATCTGGCAAGTATGGTGAAGGAATCGGTTGAGGAAACGTTGAACGAGCTTTTGAACACGGAGGTAGACGCGATCTGCGGAATCGGACGCTATGAGCGCAGCCATGACCGTCAAGACATCCGCGCCGGGAGCTATTCGTGTAAGCTCACCACCGGCGTTGGTGAAGTGTCACTGCAGGTTCCGCGCCTCTGCTCATTGCCGTTTGAGACGCAGATCATCGAACGCTATAAGTACCGTGAGAGCTCGATAGAGGGAACACTGGTTGAGATGTATTTGGCCGGAGTGTTGGTACGCCGTATCGAAGACATAACCGAGGCGTTGTAG
- a CDS encoding helix-turn-helix domain-containing protein has translation MCAIFRTLSAVSSPFRAEPAVPITPDYIRKIRKSLALTQAKFGERLGVSASTVSAWERGKSKPQPAPASKLRELAAKAK, from the coding sequence ATGTGCGCAATTTTCAGGACGTTATCCGCTGTTTCGTCACCGTTCAGAGCAGAACCGGCAGTTCCGATCACGCCGGATTATATTCGCAAAATCCGAAAATCTCTGGCTTTGACTCAAGCAAAATTTGGAGAACGTTTAGGTGTTTCCGCCAGTACGGTTTCCGCTTGGGAACGCGGCAAATCCAAGCCGCAGCCGGCACCGGCAAGCAAGCTCCGAGAACTTGCGGCGAAAGCGAAATAA
- a CDS encoding IS630 family transposase, translating to MLDSARKELNLTSDESLEVYFQDEGIFGRMSNPVPCWAPQKIRPQLPSQRIRQYSYVYAALCPDTGDLCSLIMPYSNMDCMQIFLDEFARQRAGKPTLIIMDQAAWHKSSSLLKYPNILIKFQPPYSPELNPVEHLWKHMRTVLTHNWFWQSLEQLEDRLCEVLLQLSENPKTIQSFSLFDWMVCV from the coding sequence TTGCTGGATTCCGCCAGAAAAGAATTGAATCTCACATCCGACGAATCACTGGAAGTCTATTTCCAGGATGAAGGAATCTTCGGACGCATGTCCAATCCGGTTCCCTGCTGGGCGCCACAAAAAATCCGTCCTCAATTACCTTCACAACGGATTCGTCAATACAGCTATGTTTATGCCGCCCTCTGCCCGGATACAGGAGACCTGTGTTCGCTGATCATGCCATATTCAAATATGGACTGCATGCAGATTTTTTTGGATGAATTTGCCAGGCAACGAGCCGGAAAACCAACCTTGATCATCATGGATCAGGCTGCTTGGCATAAAAGTTCATCTTTGCTGAAATATCCCAATATTCTCATCAAATTTCAGCCCCCGTATAGTCCGGAACTCAATCCTGTTGAACACTTGTGGAAACATATGCGAACTGTTTTAACTCACAACTGGTTCTGGCAGTCGCTCGAACAACTCGAAGACAGATTATGTGAGGTCTTGCTTCAACTTTCCGAAAATCCGAAAACGATACAATCATTTTCTCTTTTTGATTGGATGGTCTGTGTTTGA
- a CDS encoding winged helix-turn-helix domain-containing protein, with the protein MIQPHLTVEEISLRMKEACSVAQFRRWQAIFLRLQTPSLSVCEIANICSVSRKTVVQWTWLYNTKGPENYILVGRGGRHRFILSETAEQELLQSLQEKAERGVIITAHAVKIAVEAKVGHEVPKDYAYDLLHRNRWRRIMPHTYHPNGDENARSAFKKTTRICWIPPEKN; encoded by the coding sequence ATGATTCAACCGCATTTAACCGTAGAAGAAATATCCTTGCGAATGAAGGAAGCTTGTAGTGTTGCTCAATTCCGCCGTTGGCAGGCGATCTTTTTGCGTCTTCAAACTCCTTCCTTGAGCGTTTGTGAGATCGCAAATATCTGTTCTGTATCTCGCAAGACGGTGGTTCAATGGACTTGGCTTTATAACACAAAAGGCCCAGAGAACTATATTCTTGTTGGGCGTGGCGGTCGTCATCGCTTCATTCTTTCTGAAACTGCCGAGCAGGAATTGCTCCAGTCGCTACAGGAGAAAGCTGAACGGGGAGTAATCATCACGGCTCATGCGGTCAAGATTGCCGTCGAAGCAAAAGTGGGACATGAAGTTCCAAAAGACTATGCCTATGATTTGTTGCATCGCAACCGGTGGCGGAGAATCATGCCGCATACTTATCACCCGAACGGAGATGAAAATGCTCGCTCGGCCTTTAAAAAAACTACTCGAATTTGCTGGATTCCGCCAGAAAAGAATTGA
- a CDS encoding IS5 family transposase (programmed frameshift), which produces MAMNSWEVSDAFWSKVEPLIPRARRDSNREYQRRRGAGRKPLEARRVFEGIVYVLRTGIQWKALPREYGSSSSIHRYFQRWLKAGLFQKLWKKGLAEYDELEGISWRWQSIDGAMNKAPLAREAVGPNPTDKGKKGTKRHVLVDERGIPLSIVVTRANRNDVTQVNAVLSARMRKPRGRTKQNLCADAGYTGSGEVMKAYRYIPHIRPRGEEKIAVRQGYKARRWIVEVAHSWFNRFRKLLVRFEKTHAAYEALLQLAASVIIYRKLAVI; this is translated from the exons ATGGCAATGAATTCGTGGGAAGTCTCTGATGCTTTTTGGTCGAAGGTCGAACCTTTGATTCCTCGTGCAAGGCGTGATAGCAATCGAGAGTATCAGCGTCGTCGCGGAGCTGGACGAAAACCGTTGGAAGCGCGTCGAGTGTTTGAGGGTATCGTGTATGTTTTGCGAACGGGAATACAATGGAAGGCGCTTCCCCGAGAATACGGGAGTTCAAGCAGCATACATCGTTATTTTCAGCGCTGGTTGAAAGCCGGATTGTTTCAAAAATTGTGGAAGAAAGGTTTGGCGGAATACGATGAGTTGGAAGGGATTTCCTGGCGTTGGCAAAGTATCGATGGAGCAATGAACAAAGCCCCATTGGCCCGGGAAGCAGTAGGTCCCAATCCCACAGACAAGGGAAAAAAA GGGACCAAACGTCACGTTCTCGTAGACGAGCGTGGCATCCCGTTGTCAATAGTCGTAACCAGAGCAAATCGGAATGATGTTACGCAAGTGAATGCCGTTTTGAGCGCAAGAATGAGAAAGCCGCGAGGAAGGACAAAGCAGAATCTTTGTGCGGATGCCGGTTATACCGGCTCTGGAGAAGTTATGAAGGCGTACCGATATATTCCGCACATCAGACCGCGGGGAGAAGAGAAAATTGCAGTCAGGCAAGGTTATAAAGCTCGACGTTGGATTGTGGAAGTGGCCCATTCATGGTTCAATCGCTTCAGAAAACTTCTGGTGCGTTTTGAAAAAACACATGCCGCATATGAAGCGTTGCTTCAACTGGCGGCAAGCGTGATTATTTATAGAAAACTTGCGGTTATTTAG